From the genome of Chloroflexota bacterium, one region includes:
- a CDS encoding D-2-hydroxyacid dehydrogenase, whose protein sequence is MATLNIGLSSRPSQESLDLIVSVSPQIRLLDISEHLAQEAESPAAKAKADEMLAQIEVLFLGRLPPDLAKRAPKLRWVQWLGTGVDHLVRGGLFEGKHYQITNVSGTNALAIAEHAFMFILMWAKKAPGWMEQQRNADYKRDSVRPDFTEGRTLGVLGLGPIGMESARLGKAFRMRVLGIRRSAAALQRNVGDVDELWPPSRLHEMLGQCDYIVNALPLTKETEHIIGAPEFAAMKRTAFYVNVGRGKLVDEAAMVRALQEKRIAGAGLDVFETEPLAKESPLWAMPNVFITPHVSGDVIDNRDRAVRFFAENLKRYLNGQPLKNVVDVERGY, encoded by the coding sequence ATGGCTACACTGAACATCGGTCTCTCCTCTCGTCCGAGCCAGGAATCGTTGGACCTCATCGTTTCAGTATCGCCGCAGATCCGCCTGCTGGACATAAGCGAACATCTTGCGCAAGAGGCGGAGTCCCCGGCGGCGAAGGCCAAGGCCGATGAGATGCTGGCGCAGATCGAAGTCCTATTCCTTGGGCGCCTGCCGCCGGACCTGGCCAAACGCGCTCCAAAGCTTAGGTGGGTGCAGTGGCTCGGCACCGGCGTGGACCACCTGGTGCGCGGCGGCCTCTTCGAAGGGAAGCACTACCAGATCACCAACGTCTCCGGGACGAACGCTCTGGCCATCGCCGAGCATGCCTTCATGTTCATCCTGATGTGGGCCAAGAAGGCGCCCGGTTGGATGGAGCAGCAGCGGAACGCCGATTACAAGCGCGACTCGGTGCGGCCGGACTTCACTGAGGGTCGGACGCTGGGTGTTCTAGGCCTTGGCCCTATCGGTATGGAGTCGGCGCGCTTGGGCAAGGCCTTTAGGATGCGCGTTCTAGGCATACGCCGCTCCGCCGCAGCCCTTCAGCGCAACGTTGGCGATGTGGATGAGCTGTGGCCTCCTTCGCGCCTCCACGAGATGCTGGGGCAGTGCGACTATATCGTGAATGCGTTGCCCCTGACCAAGGAGACGGAACACATCATCGGCGCGCCGGAGTTCGCCGCGATGAAGCGGACGGCCTTTTACGTCAACGTGGGCCGAGGCAAGCTGGTGGATGAGGCGGCGATGGTGCGGGCGCTCCAGGAAAAGCGCATTGCCGGGGCGGGGTTGGACGTCTTCGAAACGGAGCCGTTGGCAAAGGAAAGCCCCCTCTGGGCCATGCCCAACGTCTTTATCACGCCGCACGTCTCGGGCGATGTCATAGACAACCGGGACCGCGCCGTGCGCTTTTTCGCTGAAAACCTGAAGCGGTACCTGAACGGCCAACCGCTCAAAAACGTCGTGGATGTGGAGCGCGGCTACTAA
- a CDS encoding S41 family peptidase: protein MNLPSKQATRWFALILLVILSTSALSACLSLRTENERANLPEETSKEFRTVFEAYQQVKGHYADKKLLDDKKLAEGAIRGMIASLEDPFSQYIPKSRQEEVREQLEGTYEGIGVEILTREGYPVVIAPIRKSPAEKAGIRAGDIIIKIDGASVENVPEMDVINKVRGPKGTKITLEILRPPQTTPLTFTLTRDEIRRITVDTEDLADGIVHISISRFQPNTDEEFKEQLKDVMAKRPAGMILDLRNNPGGYLDVVVDVASQFLKDGLVLYDVDGDGKRTDWKVNDGGLAQKVPLVVLVNHGSASGSEVVSGALQARARAKVIGTQTFGKGSVNQAYTLSDGSSVRLTTAKWHAPNGLQISKVGITPDIIVDRTQEDEAAGRDPQIAKAIEVLKSEIQSTASAGQGRAPSAG, encoded by the coding sequence ATGAACCTCCCATCCAAACAGGCAACCAGGTGGTTTGCCCTTATCCTTCTCGTCATCCTCTCCACATCGGCGCTCTCCGCCTGCCTGAGCCTGCGCACGGAGAACGAGCGAGCGAACCTGCCGGAGGAGACAAGCAAAGAGTTCCGCACCGTCTTCGAAGCCTACCAGCAGGTCAAGGGGCACTACGCCGATAAGAAGCTTCTGGACGATAAGAAGCTGGCCGAGGGTGCCATCCGCGGCATGATTGCCAGCCTGGAAGACCCATTCAGCCAGTACATCCCCAAATCACGGCAGGAAGAGGTGCGGGAACAGCTGGAGGGGACGTATGAGGGCATCGGCGTGGAGATCCTTACGCGAGAGGGCTACCCGGTAGTGATCGCGCCTATCCGCAAATCGCCAGCGGAGAAGGCCGGCATCAGGGCAGGGGACATCATCATCAAGATTGACGGCGCCTCTGTGGAAAACGTGCCTGAGATGGATGTCATCAATAAGGTGCGCGGTCCCAAAGGCACCAAGATCACATTAGAAATCCTGCGCCCGCCTCAGACCACGCCTCTCACCTTCACCCTCACGCGCGATGAGATACGCCGGATCACCGTAGACACGGAGGATCTGGCGGACGGCATCGTCCACATCAGCATCTCCCGGTTCCAGCCGAACACGGACGAGGAGTTCAAGGAGCAGCTGAAGGACGTGATGGCGAAGCGTCCCGCCGGCATGATCCTTGACCTGCGGAACAACCCAGGCGGCTATCTTGATGTAGTGGTGGACGTGGCGAGCCAGTTCCTCAAGGACGGTCTGGTGCTGTATGACGTGGACGGCGACGGCAAGCGCACCGACTGGAAGGTGAACGACGGCGGGCTGGCGCAGAAGGTGCCCCTGGTGGTGCTGGTGAACCACGGCAGCGCCAGCGGCAGCGAGGTGGTCTCCGGGGCGCTCCAGGCGCGCGCTAGGGCGAAGGTCATCGGCACGCAGACCTTCGGCAAAGGCTCCGTGAACCAGGCCTACACCCTGAGCGACGGCTCGAGCGTGCGCCTCACCACTGCCAAGTGGCACGCGCCGAACGGCCTGCAGATCAGTAAAGTGGGTATCACGCCTGATATCATCGTTGATCGTACCCAGGAAGACGAGGCGGCCGGGAGAGACCCCCAGATCGCCAAGGCCATCGAGGTGCTCAAGAGTGAAATCCAAAGTACAGCGTCGGCAGGCCAAGGCCGCGCGCCAAGCGCAGGCTGA
- the smpB gene encoding SsrA-binding protein SmpB, with protein MKSKVQRRQAKAARQAQADGGDFKVIATNRQARHDYEILQAIEAGIALMGSEVKSIREGRINIAEGYARPYKNELWLYGVHIPIYTSASYQNHEPTRTRKLLLHRKQINNLVERISTERLLLVPLRLYLKHHRAKIELGLARSRAKYDKRQAIAKREAARRIQQAVRVKA; from the coding sequence GTGAAATCCAAAGTACAGCGTCGGCAGGCCAAGGCCGCGCGCCAAGCGCAGGCTGACGGCGGCGATTTCAAGGTCATCGCCACCAACCGCCAGGCGCGGCACGACTATGAGATCCTCCAGGCCATAGAGGCGGGCATCGCCCTCATGGGCTCGGAGGTGAAGTCCATCCGAGAGGGCCGCATCAACATCGCGGAGGGGTATGCGCGCCCGTACAAGAACGAGCTGTGGCTCTACGGCGTCCACATCCCCATCTACACATCAGCCTCCTACCAGAACCATGAGCCAACCAGGACACGGAAGCTGCTCCTGCACCGCAAGCAGATCAACAACCTGGTGGAGCGCATCTCCACGGAGCGCCTGCTCCTGGTGCCCCTGCGCCTCTATCTGAAGCACCACCGGGCCAAGATCGAGCTTGGGCTGGCGCGGAGCCGGGCGAAGTACGACAAGCGCCAGGCCATCGCCAAGCGGGAGGCGGCGCGGCGCATCCAGCAGGCCGTCCGGGTAAAGGCGTAG